One window of Strix aluco isolate bStrAlu1 chromosome 24, bStrAlu1.hap1, whole genome shotgun sequence genomic DNA carries:
- the LOC141934136 gene encoding olfactory receptor 10A7-like: protein MKPTEGPEPGNHTLLTAFVLSGLSNHPELQHLLFFTFCLMYTFTIIGNLLIFMVTVHPTLRMPMYFFLRVLSFLDISTASAIVPKMLVNFLSEDRSISYTGCATQLYCVVFFGTTEWYLLTAMAYDRYVAICKPLRYSVIMNSRVCHSLVLLSFCSGIVVSVVQTAWVFTLTFCEPKKINYFFCDIPPLIMLSCTDTSFYEKQIITATVLVIFAPFCLILVSYACIISSILKISSTEGRHKTFSTCSSHFIVVTMYCVSGTLNYLRPKSSNSEDTKKFLALIYTTIIPTLNPLIYSLRNKEMKGVLIKIIAELRKR, encoded by the coding sequence ATGAAGCCAACAGAGGGACCAGAACCAGGAAACCACACCCTGCTGACAGCATTTGTCCTCTCTGGATTGTCCAACCACCCAGAACTGCAGCACTTGCTGTTCTTCACATTCTGCTTAATGTACACCTTCACCATCATTGGGAATCTTCTCATCTTCATGGTCACAGTGCACCCCACCCTCCGCAtgcccatgtacttcttcctccggGTCTTGTCCTTCCTGGATATTTCCACAGCATCGGCCATTGTCCCCAAGATGCTGGTAAACTTCCTGTCAGAGGACAGGAGCATTTCCTACACGGGTTGTGCCACACAGCTCTACTGTGTGGTTTTCTTTGGAACTACAGAATGGTACCTTTTGACAGCCATGGCTTATGACCGTTACGTGGCCATATGCAAACCCCTTAGATATTCAGTCATCATGAACAGCAGAGTTTGTCATTCCTTGGTCCTGCTGTCGTTCTGCAGTGGTATTGTTGTGTCTGTGGTGCAGACAGCTTGGGTGTTCACACTGACATTTTGTGAGCCCAAGAAGATTAACTACTTCTTCTGTGATATTCCCCCCCTCATTATGCTCTCCTGCACTGACACATCTTTCTATGAAAAGCAGATCATTACAGCCACAGTGCTGGTCATCTTTGCACCATTTTGTCTCATCCTGGTATCCTATGCCTGCATCATCTCCAGCATCCTGAAGATTTCCTCTACTGAGGGCAGACACAAGACCTTCTCCACCTGTTCCTCACATTTCATTGTTGTAACAATGTACTGTGTAAGTGGGACCTTGAATTATTTACGGCCAAAATCCAGTAATTCAGAAGACACTAAGAAATTCCTAGCTCTCATATACACAACCATAATTCCCACATTAAACCCCCTGATTTACAGCCTGAGgaataaagaaatgaaaggagTACTAATAAAAATTATAGCTGAGCTGAGAAAGAGATGA
- the LOC141933976 gene encoding olfactory receptor 4N5-like: MEHENYTVVTEFVLLGLSQNHEVQMILFFFFLLFYMIILPGNILIILTIRGDSQLGSPMYFFLANLAFLDICYCSVTPPKMLADFFSHQKTISYSACMAQLFFLHFLGAAEAFMLMVMAYDRYVAICKPLHYTRLVKRGVCCVLVGATWAGGFIHGIILFALSIHLPLCGPNILDNFFCDVHQLVKLACDNIFIVELLMFLNNGVVIIMCFTLLLISYIVLLLKLRTQSFKAKNKVASTCVSHMIVVFVMCGPAMYIYGLPFQAVPMEKVVAVFHTVIFPLTNPMIYTLRNKEIKGSMWKLVSKYILWCGKLKKKF, translated from the coding sequence ATGGAACATGAGAACTATACAGTAGTTACAGAGTTTGTTCTGTTGGGATTGTCTCAAAACCATGAAGTCCAGATgattctcttcttcttcttcctgctcttctaCATGATCATTCTGCCAGGCAACATCCTTATCATTCTCACAATTAGGGGGGATTCTCAACTGGGATCACCCATGTATTTTTTCCTGGCCAATTTGGCATTCTTGGACATCTGCTACTGTTCTGTGACCCCACCCAAAATGTTGGCTGACTTTTTCTCACACCAGAAGACCATCTCCTACAGTGCCTGTATGGCccagcttttcttcctccactTCTTGGGAGCAGCTGAAGCTTTCATGCTCATGGTCATGGCCTATGACCGTTACGTAGCCATTTGCAAACCTCTTCACTACACCAGGCTTGTGAAGAGAGGGGTATGCTGTGTCCTGGTTGGAGCTACATGGGCTGGGGGCTTCATCCATGGCATCATTCTATTTGCTCTCAGTATCCACCTACCCTTATGTGGTCCCAACATCCTGGACAACTTCTTCTGTGATGTCCATCAGCTGGTCAAGTTAGCTTGTGACAACATTTTCATTGTGGAGCTTTTGATGTTCCTCAACAATGGAGTTGTTATCATTATGTGCTTTACACTTCTCCTAATCTCCTACATTGTCCTGCTGCTGAAGCTCCGGACACAGTCCTTCAAGGCAAAGAACAAAGTAGCCTCCACCTGTGTTTCCCACATGATTGTGGTTTTTGTCATGTGTGGCCCAGCGATGTATATCTATGGCTTACCCTTCCAAGCTGTCCCAATGGAAAAAGTTGTTGCTGTTTTCCATACAGTCATCTTCCCCTTGACTAATCCCATGATCTATACCTTGCGTAACAAGGAGATCAAAGGCTCAATGTGGAAACTGGTCAGCAAATACATACTTTGGtgtgggaaattaaaaaaaaaattttga
- the LOC141933977 gene encoding LOW QUALITY PROTEIN: olfactory receptor 10A7-like (The sequence of the model RefSeq protein was modified relative to this genomic sequence to represent the inferred CDS: inserted 1 base in 1 codon; substituted 1 base at 1 genomic stop codon) produces the protein MTSMNHTVVTYFQFLPFSSIPEIQVSLFCLVLLMYVSTLLGNILTTLITMVDVALHSPMYFYLKNLSFLEIGYTTSTIPKMLVNFLTKRKGISFLGCXLLGITECCLLAAMAFDRYVAICRPLRYMTMMSWNMCFLLTAVSXLIGVLVALGQTTFIFTLPYCGPNRINHFFCDLPPLLKLASVDTYKNEITTYKIAILCVTVVSYAWILHTIFKTTPSGGKRKTLSTCSYHLVVVTLFYGSAIVTYLRLKAFYSSSSNRLFSLSYILMPPMMNPLVYSLRNREVKQALKRLIAKNINI, from the exons ATGACCAGCATGAACCACACAGTGGTGACCTATTTCCAATTTTTACCTTTCTCCAGCATTCCAGAAATCCAAGTCTCTCTCTTTTGTCTGGTATTGCTCATGTACGTCAGTACTTTGCTGGGAAACATTCTCACCACTCTGATCACTATGGTAGATGTTGCCCTTCACTCCCCCATGTATTTTTATCTCAAGAACTTGTCCTTCCTGGAGATTGGCTACACTACATCCACAATCCCCAAGATGTTAGTGAACTTCCTCACAAAAAGGAAAGGCATATCCTTTCTGGGCT GCCTCTTAGGGATCACAGAATGTTGTCTGCTGGCTGCCATGGCCTTTGATCGTTATGTGGCCATATGCCGTCCCCTGCGCTACATGACCATGATGAGCTGGAACATGTGCTTCCTGCTTACAGCTGTATCTTAGCTTATTGGGGTCTTGGTGGCCTTAGGGCAGACAACTTTCATCTTTACCCTTCCATATTGTGGGCCCAACAGGATCAATCACTTCTTCTGTGACCTGCCGCCTCTGCTGAAGCTGGCTAGTGTGGACACCTACAAGAATGAAATCACCACCTACAAAATAGCAATCCTCTGTGTCACAGTTGTGTCATATGCCTGGATTCTCCACACCATCTTCAAGACTACACCATCTGGGGGCAAGAGGAAAACATTGTCTACCTGCTCATATCACCTGGTTGTGGTCACTCTGTTTTATGGATCTGCCATTGTGACCTACCTGAGACTCAAAGCTTTCTATTCAAGCAGCAGTAACagactgttttctctctcttacaTACTGATGCCTCCAATGATGAACCCCTTGGTTTACAGcttgaggaacagagaggtgaaaCAAGCCTTGAAAAGACTGATagccaaaaatataaatatttga